From a single Bacillus sp. NEB1478 genomic region:
- a CDS encoding flippase, which translates to MSNTDRSFIKNSFITFTRQVSNIVVGMILLSVLGRYLGKEGFGAYTLLTLFPTVLLTFLTLGVNTSTIYYVSRKEVDLNTVFNNNIIIGTLLSFLSILVGLIAVFFFSEQLFKDTPTSLLYLSLLSVPFLFLREYFQTVFQGLQDFKTFNALMVQNQLSILSLAVLFVIVLDYGLRGALSAFILGNAVTVITMIYKLMRHHSVSFRWNSFSWPYFKTSVKYGLKAHVSNFASFLNYRTVVFILGYFTTGGAVGIYSAAMNLGERLSIFAVSFSSVLYPKISSTNSEADRNRITSIVSRNVFLITILMALVAFVLSDFIVYTIFSTEYKETPLLLKIMLPGFALLAVEKVLSNDIAGRGRPDLNMWLSIYNVVFNVILNLFMVPKYGVTGAAISTTITYLFSFLLKIGIFKRLTGEHYLNFLIVKKSDFLFYKSLLQKIRSR; encoded by the coding sequence ATGAGTAATACAGATCGCAGTTTTATTAAAAACAGTTTTATAACTTTTACGCGGCAAGTTTCCAACATTGTTGTAGGTATGATCTTACTTTCTGTCTTGGGGAGGTATTTAGGTAAGGAAGGATTCGGAGCGTATACATTATTAACTTTATTCCCAACAGTACTGCTTACCTTTCTGACATTAGGGGTAAACACCTCTACGATTTACTACGTAAGCCGTAAAGAAGTGGATCTAAACACAGTGTTTAATAACAATATTATTATTGGTACTTTGTTAAGTTTCCTTAGTATCCTAGTTGGTTTAATTGCTGTTTTCTTCTTTTCTGAACAGCTTTTTAAGGATACGCCAACTTCCTTATTGTATTTGAGTTTGTTGTCTGTTCCGTTTTTATTTTTACGAGAATACTTTCAGACCGTCTTTCAAGGTCTTCAAGATTTTAAAACTTTTAATGCGCTCATGGTCCAGAATCAGTTATCAATTCTTAGTTTAGCTGTTTTGTTTGTTATTGTTTTGGATTATGGTCTGCGCGGAGCTCTTTCGGCATTTATATTAGGAAACGCAGTCACGGTTATCACGATGATTTATAAACTGATGAGGCATCATTCTGTATCATTTAGGTGGAATAGTTTTTCGTGGCCGTATTTTAAGACATCCGTTAAATATGGATTAAAGGCACATGTCAGTAATTTTGCGAGCTTTCTAAACTATAGAACTGTTGTGTTTATTTTAGGTTATTTCACAACAGGGGGTGCTGTTGGGATCTATAGTGCCGCAATGAACCTAGGTGAAAGATTATCTATTTTTGCAGTTTCATTTTCAAGCGTCCTTTATCCTAAGATCAGCTCGACTAATTCAGAAGCAGATCGTAATCGTATTACATCTATCGTTAGCCGAAATGTATTTCTGATTACGATTTTAATGGCTTTAGTGGCATTTGTTTTATCAGATTTCATTGTATACACAATCTTTTCTACAGAATATAAAGAGACTCCATTATTATTAAAAATTATGCTTCCAGGCTTTGCGTTACTCGCAGTTGAGAAGGTTCTTTCTAATGATATTGCAGGAAGAGGCAGGCCAGATTTAAACATGTGGCTGTCTATTTATAACGTTGTTTTCAATGTAATTCTAAACTTGTTTATGGTCCCTAAATATGGTGTTACGGGTGCTGCGATCTCGACAACAATCACTTATTTATTCAGCTTTTTATTAAAAATCGGGATATTCAAAAGGCTTACCGGTGAACATTACTTGAACTTCCTTATCGTTAAGAAAAGTGATTTTCTCTTTTACAAATCACTTCTTCAAAAGATTCGATCGAGATAA
- a CDS encoding glycosyltransferase family 4 protein, whose translation MDTRILIKECQSLQKAGHEVVYIVPNAQDSEHFGVKIKGVTSNAKNRLKRMVNTTSLVFEEALRQDADVYHFHDPELMPIGLKLKGKGKKVIYDVHEDLPEQVLSKQWIPTPFRKSVAYGAKSFERYASKRFDAVVTATPYINERFKTYNPNTVTIHNYPLLQELMKGMDSAETASPTDNNQKSVVYLGGIYLLRGIKEMISSVEKVNEKLPVIFRLGGSFAPTSLEDEVKKMSGWKHVNYLGFLNRQEVKEELSNADAGLVLLHPEPRFVVSYPIKLFEYMSAGLPVIASNFPLWEEIVSANECGICVDPLNIDEIANAIQTILDNPEKSAEMGKNGRRAIEEKYNWEKESERLIELYERLS comes from the coding sequence ATGGATACACGAATCTTGATCAAAGAGTGCCAATCCTTACAAAAAGCTGGACACGAAGTCGTTTATATTGTTCCTAATGCACAAGATAGTGAACATTTTGGTGTAAAGATAAAAGGTGTTACGTCAAATGCTAAGAATCGTTTGAAACGAATGGTGAACACGACCTCTTTAGTTTTCGAGGAAGCGCTTAGGCAAGATGCTGATGTTTATCATTTTCATGATCCGGAACTAATGCCAATTGGACTTAAGCTTAAAGGAAAAGGAAAGAAAGTGATCTACGATGTTCATGAAGATCTGCCTGAACAAGTGCTTTCAAAGCAGTGGATTCCAACTCCCTTCCGAAAAAGTGTAGCCTATGGAGCTAAAAGTTTTGAAAGGTATGCATCTAAGCGATTTGATGCGGTTGTAACTGCTACACCATATATTAATGAACGTTTCAAAACGTATAATCCAAATACCGTAACCATTCATAACTATCCACTGCTTCAAGAGCTGATGAAAGGGATGGATAGTGCAGAAACAGCATCTCCAACAGATAACAACCAAAAAAGTGTTGTTTATCTCGGTGGTATTTATCTTCTTCGTGGAATAAAAGAGATGATTTCTTCAGTTGAAAAGGTCAACGAAAAGTTGCCAGTTATATTCCGTCTAGGAGGCTCATTTGCACCTACCTCATTAGAAGATGAAGTGAAAAAGATGAGTGGATGGAAGCATGTGAATTATCTTGGATTTCTAAACCGGCAAGAAGTGAAAGAAGAGCTTAGTAATGCTGACGCAGGCCTCGTCTTATTACATCCAGAGCCGCGTTTTGTCGTTTCGTATCCGATTAAGCTTTTTGAATATATGTCAGCTGGTCTGCCGGTCATAGCATCGAATTTTCCGCTTTGGGAAGAAATCGTCAGTGCCAATGAATGTGGGATTTGCGTCGATCCTTTGAATATAGATGAAATTGCAAATGCGATTCAAACCATTTTGGACAACCCAGAAAAGTCTGCTGAGATGGGTAAGAACGGAAGACGGGCAATCGAAGAAAAATACAATTGGGAAAAAGAAAGCGAACGCCTGATTGAATTATATGAAAGATTGTCATAG
- a CDS encoding DegT/DnrJ/EryC1/StrS family aminotransferase encodes MKVPMLDLTEQYQNLKNDILPAMEDVMSNARFILGDNVKKLEADVAKYSNVNHGIGVANGSDAIHIALTALNVGPGDEVIVPSFTFFATAGAVARAGATPVFVDCDPKTFNIDPAKIEAAVTDKTKAIVPVHLYGQMADMDAIVEIAKKHNLGIVEDAAQAIGSKYKGKNVGELGTIATYSFFPTKNLGAYGDGGMVVTNDDDLAEKMRVIRVHGSKPKYYHHVLGYNSRLDELQAAILNVKFPHLDEWSNLRREKAENYTKLLNEQLGDKVVTPFIADYSHHIFHQYTIRVERRDELQKYLQEQGVSTMIYYPKPLHLQPVFAELGYKEGDLPVTEKAAEEAISLPMFPELKIEQQQYVVEKIAEFYNKN; translated from the coding sequence ATGAAAGTACCTATGCTTGATCTTACAGAACAATATCAAAACCTGAAAAATGACATCCTGCCTGCAATGGAAGATGTAATGTCCAATGCAAGATTTATTTTGGGCGACAACGTTAAAAAACTTGAAGCAGATGTAGCTAAATATAGCAATGTAAATCATGGGATTGGTGTAGCTAACGGAAGTGATGCGATTCATATCGCATTAACTGCATTAAACGTAGGACCTGGTGACGAAGTTATCGTTCCTTCATTTACATTCTTCGCAACAGCTGGAGCTGTAGCTCGTGCTGGAGCAACACCAGTATTCGTTGATTGTGATCCTAAAACGTTCAACATTGATCCAGCAAAAATTGAAGCAGCTGTAACAGACAAAACAAAAGCAATTGTTCCTGTTCATCTCTATGGCCAAATGGCTGATATGGATGCTATCGTTGAGATTGCTAAAAAACATAACTTAGGAATCGTAGAAGATGCTGCACAAGCGATCGGTTCAAAATACAAAGGCAAAAACGTAGGGGAGTTAGGAACGATTGCTACTTACAGCTTCTTCCCAACTAAAAACCTAGGTGCTTATGGTGACGGCGGTATGGTCGTTACAAATGATGATGATCTTGCTGAAAAAATGCGTGTAATCCGTGTTCACGGAAGCAAACCAAAATATTACCACCATGTTCTTGGCTATAACAGCCGTTTAGATGAGCTTCAAGCGGCTATCCTTAATGTGAAATTCCCACATCTTGACGAATGGAGCAATCTTCGCAGAGAGAAAGCAGAGAATTACACGAAGCTGTTAAACGAGCAGTTGGGTGATAAAGTAGTTACACCATTTATTGCAGATTACAGCCACCATATTTTCCACCAATATACGATTCGAGTAGAGCGTCGTGATGAGCTTCAAAAGTATCTGCAAGAACAAGGCGTTTCAACAATGATCTATTATCCAAAACCATTGCACTTACAGCCAGTATTTGCTGAGTTAGGATATAAAGAGGGAGATCTGCCTGTAACAGAAAAAGCAGCAGAAGAAGCGATTTCTTTACCGATGTTCCCTGAACTCAAAATTGAACAACAGCAATATGTAGTAGAAAAAATTGCTGAGTTCTATAATAAAAACTAA
- a CDS encoding Gfo/Idh/MocA family oxidoreductase, giving the protein MTKFAIVGCGHIAKKHAEAIEKAEGAELIAVCDMIPESMEYYTEKYGVAAYTDLAELLKLEELDVVNICTPSGYHAPLAIQIANAKKHVVVEKPIALTLEDTDAIINACKENDVKLSVVHPNRFRPAIMELRKALDGDLVGKLSHANATVRWNRNQEYYDQAPWRGTKSLDGGVLMNQAIHNLDLLLWTMGEVEEVYSMAATRLRNIEAEDVSTGVVRFKNGSLGVIEAATTIYPSNYEESLSIFGETGTIKIGGKTANYIQHWDVKEMDEAQVTDIMESVKADPFGKPGHQCIIEDMVIAIKEDREPIVTGEDGKRALSLVLALYESADTNKPVKL; this is encoded by the coding sequence ATGACTAAGTTCGCCATTGTCGGTTGCGGTCACATCGCAAAAAAACATGCTGAGGCTATTGAAAAGGCTGAAGGCGCCGAACTTATCGCAGTATGCGATATGATTCCGGAGAGCATGGAGTATTACACAGAAAAATATGGAGTAGCAGCATATACAGATCTAGCTGAGCTTCTCAAATTAGAAGAACTGGATGTTGTCAATATTTGTACACCAAGCGGCTATCATGCACCTCTTGCTATTCAGATTGCGAATGCAAAGAAACATGTGGTTGTTGAGAAGCCTATTGCACTTACATTAGAAGACACGGATGCAATCATTAATGCTTGTAAAGAAAACGACGTTAAGCTTTCTGTTGTCCATCCAAATCGTTTCCGTCCTGCAATCATGGAATTAAGAAAAGCGTTGGATGGAGACTTAGTTGGAAAACTGAGCCATGCGAACGCAACGGTTCGCTGGAATCGTAATCAAGAATATTACGATCAAGCTCCTTGGAGAGGCACAAAGTCACTCGATGGCGGAGTATTAATGAATCAAGCAATCCATAATTTGGACTTACTTTTATGGACGATGGGCGAAGTTGAAGAAGTATATAGTATGGCAGCAACAAGATTGCGCAACATTGAAGCTGAAGATGTTTCAACAGGCGTTGTTCGCTTTAAGAACGGCTCTTTAGGTGTAATTGAGGCAGCTACGACTATTTACCCATCAAATTATGAAGAATCTTTGAGTATTTTCGGTGAAACGGGTACAATTAAGATTGGCGGAAAAACAGCTAATTATATCCAGCACTGGGATGTTAAAGAGATGGATGAAGCTCAGGTTACGGACATTATGGAATCAGTAAAAGCTGATCCATTTGGTAAGCCAGGTCATCAATGCATCATTGAGGATATGGTAATAGCTATTAAAGAAGACCGTGAACCTATCGTAACTGGAGAAGATGGAAAACGTGCATTGAGCCTAGTTCTTGCTTTATACGAATCTGCTGACACAAATAAACCAGTTAAACTATAA
- a CDS encoding acyltransferase gives MTVQKGQNVVIGNDVKLGENVTIGHNVVIYDGVTIGNHCIIQDNAVIGKQPTRAKNSILPEVKKLPPTVIGSGVTIGTSAIIYANAELADDVFVADLATVRERVTIGEKTIVGRGVSVENDCTVGVKCKLETNCYITAYSELGDQVFIAPYVVTTNDNYMARSKERYDKFKGVTIKNGGRVGANSTILPGKVIEEDGTVAAASVVTKNVEKEDLVVGSPARVLRKVPENQLLRNQN, from the coding sequence ATGACAGTTCAAAAAGGGCAAAACGTTGTAATTGGTAATGATGTTAAGTTAGGAGAAAATGTAACAATTGGGCATAATGTAGTTATCTATGATGGCGTAACAATCGGTAATCATTGTATCATTCAGGATAATGCAGTGATCGGAAAACAGCCGACAAGAGCTAAAAACTCCATTCTACCAGAAGTGAAAAAACTTCCTCCAACAGTAATTGGTTCAGGCGTTACAATTGGAACTTCTGCGATTATTTATGCGAATGCTGAATTAGCTGATGATGTATTTGTAGCGGATCTTGCAACGGTTCGTGAACGAGTTACAATCGGTGAAAAGACAATTGTAGGGCGTGGCGTGTCGGTAGAGAATGATTGTACGGTAGGAGTAAAGTGTAAGCTTGAAACAAACTGTTACATCACTGCCTATTCAGAACTTGGTGATCAAGTTTTCATCGCACCATATGTAGTTACAACAAACGATAATTATATGGCAAGATCAAAAGAACGCTATGATAAATTTAAAGGTGTAACTATTAAAAATGGAGGGCGAGTAGGCGCAAACTCTACAATTCTTCCCGGTAAAGTCATTGAGGAAGACGGAACAGTTGCTGCAGCAAGTGTAGTAACTAAAAATGTAGAAAAAGAGGACCTAGTAGTTGGTTCACCTGCCCGCGTATTAAGAAAAGTTCCTGAAAATCAGTTGTTGAGAAATCAAAATTAA
- a CDS encoding glycosyltransferase family 4 protein, whose protein sequence is MRIILLSQHFPPEVGAPQIRLYEVSKELIKRGHDVEVITAFPHHPHGIIPDEYKGKFYQYEEYEGIPVHRSWIYPSPKGTFWRRLVSYFSFTFSAFYSMMKAKKTDVIICTSPPLFLGITGYMSSKLKRAKFVFNVADIWPESAVELGILKNKKFISLAEKLEKFLYKKAWKIATATDGIADYMLKKGKRKEQVFLLPNGVNTETFQPGEKNEEWLRKLGFEGKKVFTFAGRMGYAQGLDSVIRAAKIVEETNPDIRLLFIGDGPEKEELVELKNNLKADNVIFHDSVPVTEMPNVFSISDFSIVSLRNIALFQGARPSKIFPALASGVPVLYCGVGESAKLIEDSGSGIIATPEDDQDIAIKMIQCANLTESEYEKYSLRGREFVCREFSWGRIVDDLLENIQDYKKR, encoded by the coding sequence ATGAGAATCATTTTATTGAGTCAGCATTTCCCCCCTGAGGTAGGTGCTCCGCAGATCCGTCTGTATGAAGTCAGTAAAGAATTAATAAAAAGAGGGCATGATGTAGAAGTAATTACTGCATTTCCACATCATCCTCATGGCATTATTCCTGATGAATATAAAGGGAAATTCTATCAATATGAAGAGTATGAAGGTATTCCAGTGCATCGTTCGTGGATCTATCCAAGTCCAAAAGGAACCTTTTGGAGAAGATTGGTGTCCTATTTCTCTTTCACCTTCAGCGCTTTTTATTCTATGATGAAGGCGAAGAAGACAGATGTGATTATATGTACCTCTCCACCTTTGTTTTTAGGGATTACAGGCTATATGTCTTCGAAGCTTAAAAGAGCTAAGTTTGTTTTTAACGTAGCTGATATTTGGCCAGAATCTGCTGTGGAATTAGGCATACTAAAGAATAAGAAGTTTATATCATTAGCTGAAAAATTAGAGAAATTTTTATATAAAAAAGCTTGGAAAATAGCAACGGCGACAGATGGCATTGCCGATTATATGCTTAAAAAAGGGAAGAGGAAAGAACAAGTATTTCTTTTACCAAATGGCGTAAACACAGAAACTTTCCAACCTGGAGAAAAGAATGAAGAATGGCTTCGGAAATTAGGGTTTGAAGGGAAAAAAGTATTTACTTTTGCCGGCCGAATGGGATATGCACAAGGTCTTGATTCTGTGATTCGTGCAGCTAAGATTGTAGAAGAAACAAACCCAGATATCAGATTGTTATTTATAGGAGACGGTCCTGAAAAAGAAGAACTTGTCGAGTTGAAAAATAACTTAAAAGCAGATAACGTGATTTTCCATGATTCTGTTCCTGTTACAGAGATGCCGAATGTGTTCTCGATTTCTGATTTCAGTATTGTTTCACTAAGGAATATTGCTTTGTTCCAAGGCGCAAGACCTTCGAAGATTTTTCCAGCACTCGCATCAGGTGTACCTGTTTTATATTGTGGAGTAGGGGAAAGCGCAAAATTAATCGAGGATAGTGGCAGCGGAATCATTGCGACTCCTGAAGATGATCAAGATATTGCAATAAAAATGATCCAATGTGCCAATTTAACTGAATCAGAATATGAAAAATACTCTTTAAGAGGCAGAGAATTTGTTTGCCGAGAATTTTCTTGGGGAAGAATTGTCGATGACTTACTTGAGAATATTCAAGATTATAAGAAAAGGTAG
- the wecB gene encoding non-hydrolyzing UDP-N-acetylglucosamine 2-epimerase produces MKFLTVLGARPQFIKAAPVSRELRKNHEELIIHTGQHYDKNMSDIFFEELHIPKPDFHLGIGSASHGKQTGEMLSKIEEIILQEKPDYLLVYGDTNSTLAGALAAAKLHVPVVHIEAGLRSFNKKMPEEINRIMTDHVSEYLFCPTDTAVNNLTDENMKHNVINVGDVMFDAVEYNRQIAENNSIILDTFGLKSKEYHLITVHRAENTDDPEKISTILEAFSEIEDVKVWPMHPRTKHVIERLNLSLESIPNLMIVDPVGYLDMLKLESNAKKILTDSGGVQKEAYFMEVPCVTLREQTEWVETLDSDANILVGTDKEKILAAVRKDVSPVYKNLFGDANAAGKIAKYFN; encoded by the coding sequence ATGAAGTTCTTAACTGTATTAGGAGCAAGACCGCAATTTATTAAAGCAGCTCCTGTTTCCCGTGAATTGCGAAAGAATCATGAAGAATTAATTATTCACACGGGCCAGCATTATGATAAAAATATGTCCGATATCTTCTTTGAAGAATTACATATTCCTAAACCGGATTTTCATTTAGGAATTGGATCTGCTTCTCACGGTAAACAAACCGGAGAAATGTTGAGCAAAATTGAAGAGATTATCCTACAAGAAAAACCAGACTATCTTTTGGTTTATGGAGATACAAATTCAACACTAGCAGGTGCACTTGCTGCAGCAAAACTTCATGTACCTGTTGTTCACATTGAAGCAGGGCTAAGAAGCTTTAACAAAAAGATGCCTGAAGAGATCAATCGCATCATGACAGATCACGTTTCTGAATACCTTTTCTGCCCAACAGACACAGCTGTTAACAATCTGACTGATGAAAACATGAAACACAACGTCATTAATGTTGGTGATGTTATGTTTGATGCTGTTGAATATAACCGGCAAATAGCAGAAAACAATTCAATAATATTAGATACTTTTGGACTTAAATCAAAAGAATATCATCTGATCACTGTGCACAGAGCTGAAAACACGGATGATCCTGAAAAAATCTCTACAATCCTTGAAGCTTTTTCGGAAATTGAAGATGTTAAAGTTTGGCCGATGCACCCAAGAACGAAACATGTTATTGAGCGCTTGAATTTAAGCTTAGAGTCTATTCCAAATTTAATGATTGTTGACCCTGTAGGTTATTTGGACATGCTAAAGCTAGAGAGCAATGCGAAGAAAATTCTTACAGACTCTGGCGGTGTACAAAAGGAAGCTTACTTTATGGAAGTTCCTTGTGTAACGCTTAGAGAGCAAACTGAATGGGTAGAAACACTTGATAGTGATGCGAATATTCTTGTCGGAACAGACAAAGAGAAAATTTTGGCTGCCGTTCGTAAAGATGTATCTCCTGTTTATAAAAATCTGTTTGGAGATGCAAATGCAGCCGGAAAGATCGCGAAATACTTTAATTAA
- a CDS encoding nucleotide sugar dehydrogenase, whose amino-acid sequence MSNKLEFSSVSKELLGKIESKTATIGVVGLGYVGLPLAVEKAKAGYKVIGFDVQEKRTQLVNDGINYIGDVVDEELAELTSSKQIFATTDYSYIKEVDAVAICVPTPLDKYQQPDTSYVESSAKEIAKFIHPGMLIVLESTTYPGTTEEVLQPILEKTGLVAGKDFHLAYSPERVDPGNKVYNTKNTPKVVGGITEQCTSIAAAMYRSVLEGDVHEVSSPRVAEMEKILENTFRNINIGLANEMAILCNKMNINVWEVIDAAATKPYGFMAFYPGPGLGGHCIPIDPFYLTWKAREYDYHTRLIETAGEINNSMPDFVLERTMKILNEDKKALNGARVVLLGVAYKKDIDDMRESPVLPILEKLELAGADWIVVDPHVEQFKLNGEMHDTHELTKELLQGADLVMLTTDHSSFDYNMIAETSPVIFDTRNALKEQAPSIKKYHLL is encoded by the coding sequence ATGTCTAACAAGTTAGAATTTAGTTCAGTTTCAAAAGAATTATTAGGAAAAATCGAATCAAAAACAGCTACAATTGGTGTTGTAGGGCTTGGATATGTTGGTTTGCCTTTAGCAGTAGAAAAAGCTAAAGCTGGCTATAAAGTTATCGGATTTGATGTTCAAGAAAAAAGAACTCAGTTGGTTAATGACGGTATTAACTACATTGGTGACGTTGTTGATGAAGAGTTGGCTGAACTAACTTCTTCAAAACAAATTTTTGCTACAACAGATTATTCTTATATTAAAGAAGTGGATGCAGTTGCAATCTGTGTTCCAACACCATTGGACAAGTACCAACAGCCTGATACATCATATGTTGAAAGTTCAGCGAAAGAAATTGCAAAATTCATTCACCCAGGTATGCTTATCGTTCTTGAGAGCACGACTTACCCTGGAACAACTGAAGAAGTATTGCAGCCGATTCTAGAAAAAACAGGCTTGGTAGCAGGGAAAGACTTTCATTTAGCATATTCACCAGAGCGTGTCGATCCAGGGAATAAAGTTTATAACACGAAAAATACACCTAAAGTTGTAGGTGGAATCACAGAACAATGTACTTCAATCGCAGCAGCTATGTACCGTTCAGTACTAGAAGGCGACGTTCACGAAGTATCAAGCCCTCGTGTTGCTGAAATGGAAAAAATTCTTGAAAATACATTCCGTAACATTAACATCGGACTTGCGAACGAAATGGCAATTCTATGTAATAAGATGAACATCAATGTGTGGGAAGTAATCGATGCTGCTGCAACAAAGCCTTATGGATTCATGGCGTTCTATCCTGGTCCTGGACTTGGCGGACACTGTATCCCAATCGATCCATTCTACCTAACATGGAAAGCTCGTGAATACGATTACCACACACGCTTGATTGAAACAGCAGGTGAAATCAACAACTCAATGCCTGATTTTGTACTAGAGCGTACAATGAAAATCCTAAACGAAGACAAAAAAGCATTGAATGGAGCTCGAGTTGTATTACTTGGAGTAGCTTATAAGAAAGACATCGACGATATGCGTGAATCTCCAGTATTGCCTATCTTGGAAAAGCTTGAACTTGCAGGAGCTGACTGGATCGTTGTTGATCCTCATGTTGAACAGTTTAAATTAAACGGTGAGATGCATGACACACATGAGTTAACGAAGGAATTATTACAAGGAGCAGACCTCGTAATGCTTACTACGGACCACTCAAGCTTTGACTATAATATGATTGCAGAGACGAGCCCTGTTATCTTTGATACTCGTAATGCATTAAAAGAACAAGCTCCTTCTATTAAAAAATATCACTTACTATAA